The Impatiens glandulifera chromosome 8, dImpGla2.1, whole genome shotgun sequence genome includes a window with the following:
- the LOC124911475 gene encoding uncharacterized protein LOC124911475 has protein sequence MAATSRRTASGPVLRSLSPANTNRMPSAFATSTFSSPSSYFFNRSASPTRVNLYGTTTTGAPSVRFTFDRPISPSRSISASSRNDHVVRKPNRNQPSSPATASTKRTCMCSPTNHPGSFRCSLHKNHSSSVQPFQSNRLNARRSAMTNSLVRIGTVEGDLVKRALAALIRPSSHHQRRRVNFQPRPSRLSIMSKAEDS, from the coding sequence ATGGCGGCAACATCTCGGAGAACCGCTAGCGGTCCAGTCCTACGATCTCTCTCCCCAGCCAACACTAATCGTATGCCTTCCGCCTTCGCAACCTCCACTTTCTCCTCTCCTTCTTCCTATTTCTTCAACAGATCTGCATCTCCAACACGCGTCAATCTGTACGGCACCACCACCACCGGAGCACCGTCTGTCCGATTCACTTTCGATCGTCCAATTTCTCCCAGCCGATCTATTTCCGCATCGTCAAGGAACGATCACGTTGTCAGGAAACCGAATCGGAATCAACCGTCGTCTCCGGCAACGGCGTCGACGAAGAGGACGTGTATGTGTTCGCCGACGAATCATCCTGGATCATTCAGATGTAGCTTGCACAAGAATCATTCGTCGTCGGTTCAACCGTTTCAGTCTAATCGTCTTAATGCTCGTAGATCTGCTATGACGAACTCGCTTGTACGGATCGGAACTGTTGAAGGAGATCTGGTGAAGAGAGCGTTAGCTGCACTTATTCGTCCGTCTTCTCATCATCAACGGCGGCGCGTGAACTTTCAGCCTAGGCCGAGTCGGTTATCGATCATGTCCAAAGCAGAGGATTCGTGA